A part of Podarcis muralis chromosome 13, rPodMur119.hap1.1, whole genome shotgun sequence genomic DNA contains:
- the LOC114583254 gene encoding sulfotransferase 1C2-like isoform X1 — translation MGLYPYMVSVTSSKACLQGTYCELNQRAMPTGQGKDAQPEGRPELGEVDGIPLAKATCQEWSRIQSFQAKPDDLLICTYPKAGTTWIQEIVDMIQQEGDLEKCQRAPVHHRHPFIEWARPPQPSGVDQANAMPSPRTLKTHLPVQLLPRSFWEQNCKFLYVARNAKDCMVSYFHFQRMSKVVPAPGTWQEYFETFMAGKVGWGPWYDHVKGWWKAKDTHRVLYLFYEDIKRDPKREIQKVMQFIGKQLDEATVDKIVRHTSFEVMKDNPMANRAGVPISVMDLSISPFMRKGTVGDWKNHFTVAQNERFNEDYQRKMADTTLTFTMEL, via the exons CAGAGAGCAATGCCTACAGGACAAGGGAAAGATGCCCAACCAGAGGGGCGCCCCGAGCTGGGCGAAGTGGACGGGATTCCCCTGGCAAAGGCTACTTGTCAGGAATGGAGCCGGATCCAGAGCTTCCAGGCGAAGCCAGACGACCTGCTCATTTGTACATATCCCAAAGCAG GTACCACCTGGATACAAGAGATAGTGGATATGATCCAACAAGAAGGCGACCTGGAGAAATGCCAGCGGGCCCCTGTGCATCATCGCCACCCATTCATTGAGTGGGCACGGCCACCCCAGCCCTCAG GGGTTGATCAAGCGAATGCAATGCCTTCTCcacggactctgaaaacccatcTCCCCGTTCAGTTGCTCCCTCGGTCCTTTTGGGAGCAGAACTGCAAG TTCCTTTACGTGGCAAGGAATGCCAAGGACTGCATGGTGTCCTATTTCCATTTCCAAAGGATGAGCAAGGTGGTACCTGCCCCCGGAACATGGCAGGAATATTTTGAGACTTTCATGGCAGGCAAAG TGGGCTGGGGCCCGTGGTACGATCACGTCAAAGGCTGGTGGAAGGCAAAAGACACGCACCGTGTGCTCTACCTCTTCTATGAAGACATAAAAAGG GACCCAAAGCGTGAGATCCAGAAGGTGATGCAATTCATAGGGAAGCAACTGGATGAGGCGACCGTGGACAAGATTGTCCGCCACACTTCCTTCGAAGTCATGAAAGACAACCCCATGGCCAACCGGGCTGGCGTCCCCATCTCGGTCATGGACCTGTCCATTTCCCCATTCATGAGGAAAG GGACAGTTGGGGACTGGAAGAATCACTTCACGGTGGCTCAGAACGAGCGGTTCAATGAAGACTACCAAAGAAAGATGGCTGATACTACCCTGACATTCACCATGGAGCTCTGA
- the LOC114583254 gene encoding sulfotransferase 1C2-like isoform X3, translating into MKQVLFECRKASKQRAMPTGQGKDAQPEGRPELGEVDGIPLAKATCQEWSRIQSFQAKPDDLLICTYPKAGTTWIQEIVDMIQQEGDLEKCQRAPVHHRHPFIEWARPPQPSGVDQANAMPSPRTLKTHLPVQLLPRSFWEQNCKFLYVARNAKDCMVSYFHFQRMSKVVPAPGTWQEYFETFMAGKVGWGPWYDHVKGWWKAKDTHRVLYLFYEDIKRDPKREIQKVMQFIGKQLDEATVDKIVRHTSFEVMKDNPMANRAGVPISVMDLSISPFMRKGTVGDWKNHFTVAQNERFNEDYQRKMADTTLTFTMEL; encoded by the exons CAGAGAGCAATGCCTACAGGACAAGGGAAAGATGCCCAACCAGAGGGGCGCCCCGAGCTGGGCGAAGTGGACGGGATTCCCCTGGCAAAGGCTACTTGTCAGGAATGGAGCCGGATCCAGAGCTTCCAGGCGAAGCCAGACGACCTGCTCATTTGTACATATCCCAAAGCAG GTACCACCTGGATACAAGAGATAGTGGATATGATCCAACAAGAAGGCGACCTGGAGAAATGCCAGCGGGCCCCTGTGCATCATCGCCACCCATTCATTGAGTGGGCACGGCCACCCCAGCCCTCAG GGGTTGATCAAGCGAATGCAATGCCTTCTCcacggactctgaaaacccatcTCCCCGTTCAGTTGCTCCCTCGGTCCTTTTGGGAGCAGAACTGCAAG TTCCTTTACGTGGCAAGGAATGCCAAGGACTGCATGGTGTCCTATTTCCATTTCCAAAGGATGAGCAAGGTGGTACCTGCCCCCGGAACATGGCAGGAATATTTTGAGACTTTCATGGCAGGCAAAG TGGGCTGGGGCCCGTGGTACGATCACGTCAAAGGCTGGTGGAAGGCAAAAGACACGCACCGTGTGCTCTACCTCTTCTATGAAGACATAAAAAGG GACCCAAAGCGTGAGATCCAGAAGGTGATGCAATTCATAGGGAAGCAACTGGATGAGGCGACCGTGGACAAGATTGTCCGCCACACTTCCTTCGAAGTCATGAAAGACAACCCCATGGCCAACCGGGCTGGCGTCCCCATCTCGGTCATGGACCTGTCCATTTCCCCATTCATGAGGAAAG GGACAGTTGGGGACTGGAAGAATCACTTCACGGTGGCTCAGAACGAGCGGTTCAATGAAGACTACCAAAGAAAGATGGCTGATACTACCCTGACATTCACCATGGAGCTCTGA
- the LOC114583254 gene encoding sulfotransferase 1C2-like isoform X2, translating to MGLYPYMVSVTSSKACLQGTYCELNRAMPTGQGKDAQPEGRPELGEVDGIPLAKATCQEWSRIQSFQAKPDDLLICTYPKAGTTWIQEIVDMIQQEGDLEKCQRAPVHHRHPFIEWARPPQPSGVDQANAMPSPRTLKTHLPVQLLPRSFWEQNCKFLYVARNAKDCMVSYFHFQRMSKVVPAPGTWQEYFETFMAGKVGWGPWYDHVKGWWKAKDTHRVLYLFYEDIKRDPKREIQKVMQFIGKQLDEATVDKIVRHTSFEVMKDNPMANRAGVPISVMDLSISPFMRKGTVGDWKNHFTVAQNERFNEDYQRKMADTTLTFTMEL from the exons AGAGCAATGCCTACAGGACAAGGGAAAGATGCCCAACCAGAGGGGCGCCCCGAGCTGGGCGAAGTGGACGGGATTCCCCTGGCAAAGGCTACTTGTCAGGAATGGAGCCGGATCCAGAGCTTCCAGGCGAAGCCAGACGACCTGCTCATTTGTACATATCCCAAAGCAG GTACCACCTGGATACAAGAGATAGTGGATATGATCCAACAAGAAGGCGACCTGGAGAAATGCCAGCGGGCCCCTGTGCATCATCGCCACCCATTCATTGAGTGGGCACGGCCACCCCAGCCCTCAG GGGTTGATCAAGCGAATGCAATGCCTTCTCcacggactctgaaaacccatcTCCCCGTTCAGTTGCTCCCTCGGTCCTTTTGGGAGCAGAACTGCAAG TTCCTTTACGTGGCAAGGAATGCCAAGGACTGCATGGTGTCCTATTTCCATTTCCAAAGGATGAGCAAGGTGGTACCTGCCCCCGGAACATGGCAGGAATATTTTGAGACTTTCATGGCAGGCAAAG TGGGCTGGGGCCCGTGGTACGATCACGTCAAAGGCTGGTGGAAGGCAAAAGACACGCACCGTGTGCTCTACCTCTTCTATGAAGACATAAAAAGG GACCCAAAGCGTGAGATCCAGAAGGTGATGCAATTCATAGGGAAGCAACTGGATGAGGCGACCGTGGACAAGATTGTCCGCCACACTTCCTTCGAAGTCATGAAAGACAACCCCATGGCCAACCGGGCTGGCGTCCCCATCTCGGTCATGGACCTGTCCATTTCCCCATTCATGAGGAAAG GGACAGTTGGGGACTGGAAGAATCACTTCACGGTGGCTCAGAACGAGCGGTTCAATGAAGACTACCAAAGAAAGATGGCTGATACTACCCTGACATTCACCATGGAGCTCTGA
- the LOC114583254 gene encoding sulfotransferase 1C2-like isoform X4: protein MKQVLFECRKASKRAMPTGQGKDAQPEGRPELGEVDGIPLAKATCQEWSRIQSFQAKPDDLLICTYPKAGTTWIQEIVDMIQQEGDLEKCQRAPVHHRHPFIEWARPPQPSGVDQANAMPSPRTLKTHLPVQLLPRSFWEQNCKFLYVARNAKDCMVSYFHFQRMSKVVPAPGTWQEYFETFMAGKVGWGPWYDHVKGWWKAKDTHRVLYLFYEDIKRDPKREIQKVMQFIGKQLDEATVDKIVRHTSFEVMKDNPMANRAGVPISVMDLSISPFMRKGTVGDWKNHFTVAQNERFNEDYQRKMADTTLTFTMEL, encoded by the exons AGAGCAATGCCTACAGGACAAGGGAAAGATGCCCAACCAGAGGGGCGCCCCGAGCTGGGCGAAGTGGACGGGATTCCCCTGGCAAAGGCTACTTGTCAGGAATGGAGCCGGATCCAGAGCTTCCAGGCGAAGCCAGACGACCTGCTCATTTGTACATATCCCAAAGCAG GTACCACCTGGATACAAGAGATAGTGGATATGATCCAACAAGAAGGCGACCTGGAGAAATGCCAGCGGGCCCCTGTGCATCATCGCCACCCATTCATTGAGTGGGCACGGCCACCCCAGCCCTCAG GGGTTGATCAAGCGAATGCAATGCCTTCTCcacggactctgaaaacccatcTCCCCGTTCAGTTGCTCCCTCGGTCCTTTTGGGAGCAGAACTGCAAG TTCCTTTACGTGGCAAGGAATGCCAAGGACTGCATGGTGTCCTATTTCCATTTCCAAAGGATGAGCAAGGTGGTACCTGCCCCCGGAACATGGCAGGAATATTTTGAGACTTTCATGGCAGGCAAAG TGGGCTGGGGCCCGTGGTACGATCACGTCAAAGGCTGGTGGAAGGCAAAAGACACGCACCGTGTGCTCTACCTCTTCTATGAAGACATAAAAAGG GACCCAAAGCGTGAGATCCAGAAGGTGATGCAATTCATAGGGAAGCAACTGGATGAGGCGACCGTGGACAAGATTGTCCGCCACACTTCCTTCGAAGTCATGAAAGACAACCCCATGGCCAACCGGGCTGGCGTCCCCATCTCGGTCATGGACCTGTCCATTTCCCCATTCATGAGGAAAG GGACAGTTGGGGACTGGAAGAATCACTTCACGGTGGCTCAGAACGAGCGGTTCAATGAAGACTACCAAAGAAAGATGGCTGATACTACCCTGACATTCACCATGGAGCTCTGA
- the LOC114583254 gene encoding sulfotransferase 1C2-like isoform X5 translates to MPTGQGKDAQPEGRPELGEVDGIPLAKATCQEWSRIQSFQAKPDDLLICTYPKAGTTWIQEIVDMIQQEGDLEKCQRAPVHHRHPFIEWARPPQPSGVDQANAMPSPRTLKTHLPVQLLPRSFWEQNCKFLYVARNAKDCMVSYFHFQRMSKVVPAPGTWQEYFETFMAGKVGWGPWYDHVKGWWKAKDTHRVLYLFYEDIKRDPKREIQKVMQFIGKQLDEATVDKIVRHTSFEVMKDNPMANRAGVPISVMDLSISPFMRKGTVGDWKNHFTVAQNERFNEDYQRKMADTTLTFTMEL, encoded by the exons ATGCCTACAGGACAAGGGAAAGATGCCCAACCAGAGGGGCGCCCCGAGCTGGGCGAAGTGGACGGGATTCCCCTGGCAAAGGCTACTTGTCAGGAATGGAGCCGGATCCAGAGCTTCCAGGCGAAGCCAGACGACCTGCTCATTTGTACATATCCCAAAGCAG GTACCACCTGGATACAAGAGATAGTGGATATGATCCAACAAGAAGGCGACCTGGAGAAATGCCAGCGGGCCCCTGTGCATCATCGCCACCCATTCATTGAGTGGGCACGGCCACCCCAGCCCTCAG GGGTTGATCAAGCGAATGCAATGCCTTCTCcacggactctgaaaacccatcTCCCCGTTCAGTTGCTCCCTCGGTCCTTTTGGGAGCAGAACTGCAAG TTCCTTTACGTGGCAAGGAATGCCAAGGACTGCATGGTGTCCTATTTCCATTTCCAAAGGATGAGCAAGGTGGTACCTGCCCCCGGAACATGGCAGGAATATTTTGAGACTTTCATGGCAGGCAAAG TGGGCTGGGGCCCGTGGTACGATCACGTCAAAGGCTGGTGGAAGGCAAAAGACACGCACCGTGTGCTCTACCTCTTCTATGAAGACATAAAAAGG GACCCAAAGCGTGAGATCCAGAAGGTGATGCAATTCATAGGGAAGCAACTGGATGAGGCGACCGTGGACAAGATTGTCCGCCACACTTCCTTCGAAGTCATGAAAGACAACCCCATGGCCAACCGGGCTGGCGTCCCCATCTCGGTCATGGACCTGTCCATTTCCCCATTCATGAGGAAAG GGACAGTTGGGGACTGGAAGAATCACTTCACGGTGGCTCAGAACGAGCGGTTCAATGAAGACTACCAAAGAAAGATGGCTGATACTACCCTGACATTCACCATGGAGCTCTGA